In a genomic window of Holophagaceae bacterium:
- a CDS encoding glycosyltransferase family 39 protein: MTKRDRTTYLLLWAILGLLPLFMRPMWEPDEGRYAEIPREMLASGDWLTPTLNGVLYFEKPPLQYWISAASMKLFGLNAAAARLPLALAWLILMWCAWRLARRLGARGPIWALVMTATVLLTFVCGQLLTLDALFSSFMVLGLTAALEAVAARFRQEPPTGWTLLTYIALSAAVLTKGPVALVLLVGILGLSLPFAWRDPKLRRAVLMMGFNPLGWLLFFALTAPWFYFVNQANPGHSQFFFIHEHFTRFLTHEHARQGSDNPFLDKFYFLGILAVGMLPWLSHSIVGLKRGIAFVRRSTGPQGIEGALNRWTVATMLMAFAWPLFFFSVSGSKLPPYILPVVVPMLALGCTFEEKGEEFRSLKRIAIELFVLGAIFLIGGFAFAKELNQAHGWVAGLGAAFGLVGLFALFPKHLTAPRWMAALGGCMLALVFVSDKVASAGKDAAPLIHRAPSNAQWISFGVYFQGLPFHTHQRCVVVAGTGELGFGKRQLAQAEQDRWFMEDPLQLGAVAQRMRSEDPSRPVLVLAHREDWGRLPEAHRAEWQELGRNPGMVLARFK; encoded by the coding sequence ATGACGAAGCGTGACCGCACTACCTACCTGCTGCTCTGGGCCATCCTGGGGCTGCTGCCGCTGTTCATGCGGCCGATGTGGGAACCCGATGAGGGCCGCTACGCGGAAATTCCCAGGGAAATGCTGGCTTCCGGGGATTGGCTTACGCCAACCCTCAACGGCGTGCTGTATTTCGAAAAACCGCCGCTGCAATACTGGATTTCCGCGGCATCCATGAAGCTCTTCGGATTGAATGCGGCGGCGGCCCGGCTTCCGCTGGCGCTGGCCTGGCTGATCCTGATGTGGTGCGCCTGGCGCCTGGCCCGGCGCCTGGGCGCCCGCGGACCCATCTGGGCCCTGGTGATGACCGCCACGGTCCTCCTCACCTTCGTGTGCGGCCAACTGCTGACGCTGGACGCGCTCTTCTCCTCCTTCATGGTCCTGGGGCTCACTGCCGCGTTGGAGGCGGTGGCGGCCCGGTTTCGCCAGGAACCCCCGACCGGCTGGACGCTGCTGACCTACATCGCCTTGTCGGCCGCGGTGCTCACCAAGGGGCCCGTCGCGCTGGTGCTGCTGGTCGGGATCTTGGGATTATCGCTGCCCTTCGCTTGGAGGGATCCGAAGCTTCGAAGAGCGGTGCTGATGATGGGGTTCAACCCCCTCGGCTGGCTGCTCTTCTTCGCCTTGACTGCGCCCTGGTTCTACTTCGTCAACCAGGCCAATCCGGGGCATTCGCAATTCTTCTTCATCCATGAGCACTTCACACGGTTCCTCACCCACGAGCACGCGCGGCAGGGCTCGGACAATCCCTTCCTGGACAAGTTCTACTTCCTGGGAATCCTGGCGGTGGGGATGCTGCCCTGGCTCAGCCACAGCATCGTCGGGCTCAAGCGGGGCATTGCCTTCGTGCGCCGGAGCACAGGTCCACAGGGCATTGAAGGCGCGTTGAACCGTTGGACCGTCGCGACGATGCTGATGGCGTTCGCCTGGCCACTATTCTTCTTCAGCGTGTCGGGCTCCAAGCTTCCCCCCTACATCCTGCCGGTGGTGGTGCCGATGCTGGCCCTGGGCTGCACCTTCGAGGAAAAGGGGGAGGAATTCCGCAGCCTGAAGCGGATCGCCATCGAGCTGTTCGTGCTGGGCGCCATCTTTCTGATCGGCGGATTCGCCTTCGCCAAGGAACTCAACCAGGCCCACGGCTGGGTGGCCGGACTGGGCGCCGCGTTCGGGCTGGTGGGGCTGTTTGCCCTGTTCCCCAAGCACCTGACCGCGCCCCGCTGGATGGCCGCCCTGGGCGGTTGCATGCTCGCGCTGGTCTTCGTGTCGGATAAAGTGGCCAGCGCGGGCAAGGACGCGGCTCCCCTGATCCATCGCGCTCCTTCGAATGCCCAGTGGATCAGTTTCGGTGTCTACTTCCAGGGCCTTCCCTTCCACACTCATCAGCGTTGCGTGGTGGTGGCGGGCACGGGGGAATTGGGATTCGGCAAAAGACAGCTGGCCCAGGCCGAGCAGGATCGGTGGTTCATGGAGGATCCCCTGCAACTGGGTGCGGTCGCCCAGCGGATGAGGTCAGAGGATCCATCGCGGCCGGTGTTGGTCCTGGCCCACCGGGAGGATTGGGGCCGATTGCCCGAGGCGCACAGGGCGGAGTGGCAGGAGCTTGGGCGTAATCCGGGGATGGTGCTGGCCCGCTTCAAATAG
- a CDS encoding glycosyltransferase family 39 protein translates to MGPPLPIEYALCPAGVPGDTGWMDEFDEFSEHRETPVPGQRMGEWVRKHRIVILYAMLLLAVMSSRGLWGTEELRIPDLIHDLPAWGNRPPQASGGPSILYLWLIKASAGLAGPLGSGSISSFPTWALRLPSVVGSILFLHFFRRWASRFLQSDVAGLATLVLCSTPLWFWQSQAIQVDLLYSALLAGSWLCWLAGYLLLRRLADGTQNEHRRWFAWSQVWFGLAILLKGPQPLLFSALLLLLFLAWQADWKALKETLMNWGLPILFIQGVVGYAWNLVPVPDVSSVLHAFSRIQSGWVYAEYLARDLFPWVLLLPALILFLRGSGAHKAPLVRFLMLAFLVPFSTCLWGDGTRGTDPLLAYPFVALLLAGLLQPVYVAGVSATRIRRIGAVLAAALGLAAIAFFAVSVIRLGGAELQSAIAPMLGSLRLATLVLALGALSVAIRCASGEGEFLVRETAATMCVVFFIVGSWGFRGLDSKLHTPTFANDQARPQSLK, encoded by the coding sequence ATGGGGCCTCCGCTTCCCATCGAGTATGCGCTTTGCCCGGCGGGGGTGCCGGGTGACACTGGGTGGATGGATGAATTTGATGAATTTTCCGAGCACCGCGAAACGCCGGTTCCGGGACAGCGGATGGGGGAGTGGGTGCGAAAGCACCGCATCGTCATCCTGTATGCGATGTTGCTGCTCGCCGTAATGTCCAGCCGGGGCTTGTGGGGGACCGAGGAACTTCGAATCCCGGACCTGATCCATGACCTTCCGGCTTGGGGAAATCGGCCCCCCCAGGCCTCCGGTGGTCCATCCATCCTGTACCTCTGGCTGATAAAAGCTTCGGCGGGACTGGCCGGACCGCTCGGCAGCGGATCAATTTCAAGTTTTCCGACCTGGGCCTTGCGCCTTCCTTCTGTGGTGGGCTCCATCCTGTTTCTTCATTTTTTCCGACGGTGGGCGTCCCGCTTTCTCCAAAGTGATGTGGCTGGCCTGGCGACGCTGGTGCTCTGTTCCACACCGCTGTGGTTCTGGCAATCGCAGGCCATCCAGGTGGACCTGCTGTATTCCGCCCTGCTCGCCGGGAGCTGGCTCTGTTGGCTGGCCGGCTATCTTCTGCTGCGCCGGCTCGCCGATGGCACCCAGAATGAGCACCGGCGCTGGTTCGCCTGGTCGCAGGTCTGGTTCGGCCTCGCCATTCTGCTCAAAGGACCGCAACCGCTTCTTTTTTCGGCGCTGCTGCTTCTCCTCTTCCTAGCCTGGCAAGCTGATTGGAAGGCCCTGAAAGAAACCCTGATGAATTGGGGGCTGCCCATTCTTTTCATCCAGGGGGTCGTGGGATATGCCTGGAACCTTGTTCCGGTTCCAGACGTTTCCTCGGTGCTGCACGCCTTTTCAAGGATTCAATCCGGCTGGGTCTACGCTGAATACCTGGCGCGGGACCTGTTCCCATGGGTGCTGCTGCTGCCGGCTCTGATCCTTTTCCTGAGAGGCAGCGGCGCCCACAAAGCGCCTCTCGTCCGCTTCCTGATGCTCGCGTTCCTGGTTCCATTTTCTACTTGCCTCTGGGGAGATGGGACGCGGGGAACCGATCCGCTTTTGGCCTATCCGTTCGTGGCGCTGCTGCTGGCGGGATTGCTCCAGCCCGTCTACGTGGCAGGCGTCAGCGCCACCCGCATCCGCCGCATCGGCGCCGTCCTGGCCGCGGCCCTCGGGTTGGCGGCCATCGCTTTTTTCGCGGTGAGCGTGATCCGCCTGGGGGGTGCGGAACTTCAAAGCGCCATCGCACCCATGCTTGGATCCCTGCGCCTGGCAACGCTGGTGCTGGCCCTGGGGGCGCTTTCCGTGGCCATCCGATGCGCTTCGGGCGAAGGAGAATTCCTGGTGCGGGAAACCGCTGCGACCATGTGCGTGGTGTTTTTCATCGTGGGATCGTGGGGGTTCCGCGGTCTGGACTCCAAACTGCATACACCGACCTTTGCGAACGACCAGGCCAGACCCCAGTCCCTGAAATGA
- a CDS encoding zinc-binding dehydrogenase, whose amino-acid sequence MSSPYRFRVKEHGPAGSVAREAFEPRDPKPGWVRLELRAMALNHLDLWTTVGLKGYPLALPLTPGSDGAGTVAAVGENTALPPGVELHGSAMIAPGLSCGVCAACLRGDDMLCRDYKVMGHACDGTASTHVLAPAANLLPIPGNWDFEQAAAFPLVFLTAWEMLVHKAKLRPGESVLVWGGGSGVGSAAIQLVKFLGGRPIAVVGDQMKAVKCWELGAEHVIVRGIQDVAKKVKDLTQKRGVDLVFEHTGAASWETSVSVVARGGRIVTCGATTGREITLDLRTLFAKQLTFFGSYMGRREHLWTLLDLVQRNPTNPPFRPVIDRVFDLADYPEAQRHLAAGQGFGKVVCRV is encoded by the coding sequence ATGAGCAGCCCCTATCGTTTCCGCGTGAAGGAGCACGGTCCCGCCGGTTCAGTGGCGCGAGAGGCCTTCGAGCCTCGAGATCCAAAGCCCGGCTGGGTGAGGCTCGAGCTGAGGGCCATGGCGCTCAACCATCTGGATCTGTGGACCACGGTCGGGCTGAAGGGCTACCCATTGGCGCTGCCGCTGACGCCTGGCAGCGATGGCGCGGGGACCGTGGCGGCCGTCGGGGAGAACACGGCCTTGCCGCCGGGCGTGGAACTGCACGGCAGCGCGATGATCGCGCCCGGGCTCTCCTGCGGCGTCTGCGCGGCCTGCCTGCGCGGCGATGACATGCTCTGCCGCGACTATAAAGTGATGGGCCACGCCTGCGACGGCACAGCGTCCACCCATGTGCTGGCGCCCGCGGCCAACCTGCTGCCCATTCCGGGCAACTGGGATTTCGAACAGGCGGCGGCCTTCCCCCTGGTGTTTCTCACCGCCTGGGAAATGCTGGTGCACAAGGCGAAGCTCAGGCCCGGTGAATCGGTCCTGGTGTGGGGCGGCGGCAGCGGCGTGGGCAGCGCGGCCATCCAGCTGGTGAAGTTCCTCGGCGGCCGCCCCATCGCGGTGGTCGGCGACCAGATGAAGGCCGTGAAGTGCTGGGAACTGGGAGCCGAACACGTCATCGTCCGCGGCATCCAGGATGTGGCGAAGAAGGTCAAGGATCTGACCCAGAAACGCGGCGTGGACCTGGTCTTCGAGCACACCGGCGCGGCGAGCTGGGAGACCAGCGTCTCCGTCGTTGCGCGCGGGGGCCGCATCGTCACCTGCGGGGCTACCACGGGCCGGGAGATCACCCTGGATCTGCGAACCCTCTTTGCAAAACAACTCACCTTTTTTGGTTCCTACATGGGCCGCCGCGAACATTTATGGACCTTGCTGGATCTGGTGCAGCGCAATCCCACCAATCCGCCATTCCGACCCGTCATTGATCGTGTTTTTGATCTTGCGGACTATCCCGAGGCCCAGCGGCATCTTGCGGCGGGGCAGGGATTCGGGAAAGTCGTGTGCCGGGTCTGA
- a CDS encoding bifunctional UDP-4-keto-pentose/UDP-xylose synthase, producing MKVLILGVNGFIGSHLVGRILRDTNWEVFGMDLGTHKVTEHLGHDRFHFVEGDITISKEWIEYHVKKCDVVLPLVAIATPKIYVQDPLRVFELDFEENLRIVRQCVKYKKRVVFPSTSEVYGMCPDAAFDEETSPLVTGPIPMQRWIYSTSKQLLDRVIWGYGQRDGLKFTLIRPFNWMGPKLDSLNTAKEGSSRLVTQFVWNLIQGEPLQLVDGGAQRRCFIDVEDAMDGLMMVLKNEGGKADGHIFNIGNPKLDHSVREVAEMLLELWRVHPERIKRNIPLSGLVETNSGTFYGKGYQDVLTRTPSIQRMQDAFGFDPKVSMKEALAKSLDFFLKEYEAMEQVEEEA from the coding sequence ATGAAAGTCCTCATCCTCGGTGTCAACGGATTCATCGGTTCCCATTTGGTGGGACGCATCTTGCGCGATACCAACTGGGAGGTGTTCGGGATGGATCTCGGCACCCACAAGGTCACGGAACATCTGGGCCATGACCGCTTCCATTTCGTGGAAGGCGACATCACGATTTCAAAGGAATGGATCGAGTACCACGTGAAGAAATGCGACGTGGTGCTGCCCCTGGTAGCCATCGCGACGCCGAAAATCTATGTCCAGGATCCGCTGCGGGTTTTCGAGCTGGATTTCGAGGAGAACCTCCGTATCGTGCGCCAATGCGTGAAGTACAAGAAGCGCGTGGTGTTCCCGAGCACTTCGGAAGTCTATGGCATGTGCCCGGACGCGGCCTTCGACGAGGAGACCTCTCCACTGGTGACCGGCCCCATCCCCATGCAGCGCTGGATCTATTCCACCAGCAAGCAGCTGCTGGACCGCGTGATCTGGGGCTATGGCCAGCGGGATGGTCTGAAATTCACCCTGATCCGGCCTTTCAATTGGATGGGCCCCAAGCTGGACAGCCTCAACACAGCGAAGGAAGGCAGTTCCCGGCTGGTGACCCAGTTCGTGTGGAACCTGATCCAGGGCGAACCGCTGCAGCTGGTGGATGGCGGCGCGCAGCGCCGGTGTTTCATCGACGTGGAAGACGCCATGGACGGACTGATGATGGTGCTGAAAAATGAGGGCGGGAAGGCCGACGGCCACATCTTCAACATCGGCAATCCCAAACTCGACCACAGCGTCCGCGAGGTGGCGGAGATGCTGCTGGAGCTGTGGCGGGTCCACCCCGAGCGCATCAAGCGCAATATCCCTTTGTCCGGGTTGGTGGAGACCAACAGCGGAACCTTCTACGGGAAGGGCTACCAGGATGTGCTGACGCGGACACCCAGCATCCAGCGGATGCAGGACGCCTTCGGGTTCGATCCCAAAGTCAGCATGAAGGAGGCCCTGGCCAAGAGCCTCGACTTCTTCCTGAAAGAGTACGAAGCCATGGAGCAGGTGGAGGAGGAGGCCTGA
- a CDS encoding 4-amino-4-deoxy-L-arabinose transferase, which translates to MSPNFKAIPLILLGVLLNALAQICLKKGLQAAGGLQVELGSLVRVMLQPWVLAGLLCYAVSVVVWLGALSLVDVNYAYPFLALGFIANALLARAFLAEVIPPMRWVALAIIVMGVGLQAWSGKGH; encoded by the coding sequence ATGTCCCCCAACTTCAAGGCCATTCCGCTCATTCTGCTGGGGGTCTTGCTCAATGCCCTGGCCCAGATCTGTTTGAAGAAGGGGCTCCAGGCGGCTGGCGGGCTCCAGGTGGAACTGGGGTCGCTGGTCCGGGTGATGCTGCAGCCCTGGGTGCTGGCGGGGCTCCTGTGCTACGCCGTAAGCGTGGTGGTGTGGCTGGGGGCGCTCTCCCTGGTGGACGTGAACTATGCCTACCCGTTCCTGGCGCTTGGTTTCATCGCCAATGCGCTGCTGGCGCGCGCCTTCCTGGCGGAAGTGATCCCGCCCATGCGCTGGGTGGCTCTCGCCATCATTGTGATGGGGGTGGGGCTGCAGGCCTGGAGCGGCAAGGGGCATTGA